Genomic window (Xenopus laevis strain J_2021 chromosome 3S, Xenopus_laevis_v10.1, whole genome shotgun sequence):
AGAGAGAAATCAGTGTAAATTAGTGACACAAGATTCTCGTGTAAGTTTCACGTTCAAAGTGGTTTGGATGAATGTGCAACGTTTCTATCAATATCTcctgcttctttttatttttatttacaccagTAGTTTCTCCTTTGTCTACTGAAATGTGAATACGAGAGATTGTTGAATAACATGAAATACTGGATTCTAATTGTACTGGTTCATATCAAACTCGACCTCCCTCTCATAATGGGCTTTGAAACCTCATTCAAGCCATAAACTAGAGGtgcacagtctgggcccccctatTCCCAGGGCCACCCTGTGATTGTGggctctgctttctctatagttacacgaCTGCTGACCATTGCATCTCATAGACTGACTCACCTGCTAATATGTGTGTGCTCAAGAAATTGctcacaaatttgataaaaattgcTAAAGTGGCTCAGAGTTATGAGTCGGTGTCGCTTATAACAGGCTAGTAAACTCCATAGCTATTGtagcactggtacaactggtgtgtttgcttcaaaaactctactatagtttatataaaaaagctgctgtgtagccatgggggcagccattcaagcacaggatacacagtagataacagataagtactactatagtttatataaacaagctgctgtgtagccatgggggcagccattcaagcacaggatacacagtagataacagataagtactactatagtttatataaacaagctgctgtgtagccatgggggcagccattcaagcacaggatacacagtagataacagataagtactactatagtttatataaacaagctgctgtgtagccatgggggcagccattcaagcacaggatacacagtagataacagataagtacaactatagtttatataaacaagctgctgtgtagccatgggggcagccattcaagcacaggatacacagtagataacagatatgtactactatagtttatataaacaagctgctgtgtagccatgggggcagccattcaagcacaggatacacagtagataacagataagtactactatagtttatataaacaagctgctgtgtagccatggggacagccattgaagcacaggatacacagtagataacagataagtactactatagtttatataaacaaactgctgtgtagccatgggggcagccattcaagcacaggatacacagtagataacagataagtactactatagtttatataaacaaactgctgtgtagccatgggggcagccattcaagcacaggatacacagtagataacagataagctctatagcacacaatgggattcttcagaatgtatctgttgcCTATAAATATTTGCACTCTCACATGGACTCAACTCTCTCGCTCTCTTATAACATGTCTCTCTGTGCAGGAGGAATCCATAGCAAGAATCCATACTGTACTATCCAGACTGGGTCAGTGCGAGTGAGTGAGGGAGACAATGTCATTATCCCATGTAGGTTCAGTTACCCCGGGGATAGAAGAGACAGATCCATCAGTCTGAGAGTCTACTGGAGAGCAGCAACATCCCGGACCTGTGGACAAAACACGTTCATTTATAATCACACAGAGAATTATGTACATGGGAACTACACAGGGAGAATCAGCCTGGAGGGAAACCCCAAGGAACAGAATGTGGTGTCTCTCCGAATCCAGTGGATCAGACGCACGGACGGCCCAATGTTCTGCTGCCGCCTGGAACCAGAAGACAAGGAATTAAAACCTTGGCAGAATATCCAGGGAACATTCATACAATTATCAGGTACATTAGGAGATATAGAGAATTCtactgtctgtgtcactgtgtaGGACAGACTTCTTGTGTGTGTCATCCACCTATAGGGACAGACAGATCAACCTCCCCTTCACTGTGTTCATGAGCCACCCCTGCATATTTCCCTACCAGcctcctccttaaaggagaactaaacactaaaaattaatgtggctaaaaatgtcctattttatatagtgaacttattgcaggaggctaaagtttgagcttgtcaatagcagcaatgatccaggacttcaaacttgtcacagggggtcaccatcttggaaagtgtctgtgacactcacatgctcagtgggctctgattggctgttgagaagctaagcttagggctcgtcactaattatccagcagaaaatgagcttccctggctgtaatataagctgatgctacaggtttgctgattattcaattctgatgctaattgcactggtttctgtgctgccatgtagtaattatgtgtattaattactaatcagccttatattgtgacatttctattctatgtgtactgtatattgtgagtggctccctaagctcagtaagtgacagcagcacagagcatgtgaatcagtgaatcagcagaaaagaagatggggagctactggggcatctttggagatacagatctttactgctaaagggctgtggttgccttgggctggtacagaagcacaaaacatcatgtacaacatttctacctacttctttagttaagctttagttctcctttaatttgctgCTAACAGGTCCAGACAGAGGAGCAGGCTGGGTTGGCAGAACCCATAAAGGCCAAGACCCACCAGGTTTATTCCCTGTATCCCAgaagcccagtccaacactgtatgggACATAAGTGTTGCTttagaatctgagctgaatgctgaggatcaattacaaactcactgaacagttatgtcccatgtggccccccttatagtcactgactaactcagagttagagagctgaaaagcaggaagtagtgttctggctattatgttacacatccagtcactccagcctttatacattacatttttgcctaactaactatattagaaacattttttattttgcacagcctatccatttacccagttataatttttacactgaactgttcctttaacataaaatAACTCAACCCAGaggtatatttgtattattctttGCGGCTTATTTTTATTCTCTCGTctttataaatatacaagtagtgatgggcgaatttattcgccaggcgcgaattcgctgcgaatttgcgcgattcgctgccagcgaataaattcgcgaaacgcccgcaaaaattagTCGAAAataaacggacgccggcatcgaaacgggcgccggcgtcaaaaacgagaatttttcgccgtttcaagAATTTTGCGCAAATTCGTGAATCACTATATACAAGGGTCATTTAGAAATGAGTTCAAGTGCAACACTAAAACAGAATCAAAGTTTTGCACATAATTAAGTACTTGCAACCAATCGGGCTCCAtgcacttctgcatagttgcGCGCCATTCCAACCCTATTTTTGAAAATGCGCTTCCATTAATGTTTATTTAGATGAATTGAGCGCAATCATATTGGGCACACtgatgctgggaattgtggggGGGAAAATGCCAatttgtgcctaaagaattgcactttgcacaatgcactAAAATCGTTTAAATGACTTTTAATGTCTCTGCTCCTTTAATGCCTCAGATGAATTCTCTGTACAACAAGTTGATACAATTCCTGCCATTGAGGGAGAAACCACCgttatcccctgtattgttcattcTGCAACTGAGGAAATACGGGAAGTAACATGGAGCTGGGGGGACAGTCTCACTTGTAACAATAACCCCAATATTGTGAGATGGACAGAGGAAAATGGATCCCAGAAGCAAAGAGACTTCTCACTGGTGGACTTCCCTAGAGACGTCTCATTACGGATAGAAGGAGCTGCCCCTTCCCATAGGAAACATTACTGCTGTGAGGTGAAAGTGGGAAACAAAACTGCACAAAGTGATCATGGCACAGAACTGGCAGTTGCAGGTAACACAACTTACTGACCTCACTGAGAGTATCCTAGAGGCACTGACTGCACAGTATGTCCTATTTATATGATAGCAGCTATAATGATAAGGAGGGGACAATCTACCCCCATAGAACATAGAATGGTGGTATAGGGAGTCACCCTCATTTAGTTTCATCTTTATATTCATCTATGACATCACCAGTACCCAAGAAGTTGGAGTCACAGCCCCATCCACCAATGTAACTTGAAGAGCCTTTATTGGTATCATGGCTCCAATCTCCAACAACAAGTGACGTTTCAGGCCCAAACACTGAATTTTTTAGGACTGAAACATCTGAAacaccaataaaggctttttaaatgtcATTCTTGGACGGTGCTGTGACCCCAAATTCCAGTGTATGAGCCAGTTGAGGTGGAGAACTTTGCACAGGCTCCTGGTTATTCATTCATCGACCAGTTTGGTGAGTACTGACCAATTGCAATTAATCATGTAATAGATGATGGGTGTCCTTATGTCATTGAGCATACTCCAGCAACCCCATAAAGACAGATGTTGCCAAAGCTGGTCACAATCACCTCTATTCACTTGTATCAGTGTAATTATACCTGGGGGGTGGGGATGTGGGTTGATTCTGGCATCATATTCCTGTGCCGCCCAcgaagttcaaatatttaaaggtgatcTTTCCCTTTTCAtaattgcccaacataggtctattctaCATGGTTCCTGGATTACTGTTCCTTGACCATTGCTTGTCCTTCACCACTGCTCTATCACTGCCTGAACCGCCTTTTGCCAGAGACTACTCTTCTGGATCCGGATTCTGTACAGCACTGACTGATTAGTTATTGACCCGGTCTGTTTCCTCGACTACACTCTTCTCTTTCCCAGTTATTCCAGTCACACcttctggttcccttgcctgcccagaaccctcacCTTGGTTCTGTCACTTTAAGACCTGCGACATCCGAGTAGTGAAGGGCTTCTCCCAACATGAAAGGCAGAAGCGCGAGCCATGACCAGAACCTTAGCGTCTGTTCTGGgttcagattttgtgggtcaaatGAAAGGGTGAAATACACCCCAAAAACTCCCATACAAGCACATATTGGTGATTCTGGAAATCTCTCATGCTCCATGGTTAGTCTTTGTTTGGGAATGTTTCATTATGTGAACCTACGTGGCTTCTGCTGCAGGGCTATTAGAGGGGAACTAAATgccaaaaatgaataaaagtgaaATTGCTGAAATGTACAGGTCTTCTTACAATAATTATTTTCCCCTAGTTTTAAGATTCATTTCTATTGCCCACCTGACAGTGAGCAATAGCACTGGAacacttctctgctcactaactttattTTCTGACATACCAGCTTTTAAGGAGAAGCAAAGCTccagaggcagtttattgtcaatagattagccacaatagtgcaagctagaacactatatttattctgcagaatgctttagtATACCTGaataacagctctagaagttctctctctctctgtttgattaggatagcagctgccatattagcttggtgtgacatcacttcctgcctgagtctcttcctgctcggggctcagattacagcagagaggagggagggtagagaggagcaaactgagcatgctcacgccctagccctggaggtttaagctgaaaacaggaagtctgatacagaagcccatgagtacacaataaaaggaaaaaaatttgttttcttttgacagaggactcggagcagcattactttgaggggttactggtttatatagacctttctgataaagcttgatTAGTTTTAACCttctcttctcctttaaatgcattatttattcgATTTAAAAACCACTAGGGGAAAATAGTTAAATGGTTAagaagagcactctgagcaattttacattaatttgttttggggggggggggttaatttgCCTTAAATAAATGATCACtacacaccaagggggttatttatcaaagtccgaatttatctcattatttctattaaaaaagtctgaccaactcTGAATTGCCGATTGgactttatttatcaaagaaaaagCTAGCCAAAATTGGTTcgggcaaaaaaatcagattttgccGCCAAAACTCAGATTTCccaccaaaaaaaagtttgatttttctgccaaaatctgagttttgttgacaaaattagaaaaaatcagatttttggccGAAACTCAATGCggaccatgatattgaaatgggacctttgccattgatttctacaggaccttgacagcttGGATATGGCGGATTTTCGGCTTCGGACTTTTTTTTAGCCTCAGGGTAtaacaaattccaaaaaaatctgatttttttttggtcaaaaaaatccacattttttgtgatatttgtatttggagtttgataaataaccccccaagataTGCACTTTGGTAGATCCTTTTAAAAAGTTCAAATCGAATATTTAAATGGAAATTGATTGGTATAACAGACAAACATTTCCCttatattaatttatgttaataaaaagaCCTTTACTCATTTAGCTAATCCTTCTCATCACTATTGATCCCAAAAAAATGCAGATCATTTCTCCTACTTCCCTCTGGATAAAACTCTGACTCCCTGTTGGGAAGTAGAACATTATATTCTATTAGGTAGAtgagcgaatctgacctgttttgccgAAAATTCGTGAAAGGGCGAAACTTTACCAAAATGCAAAgtgcgacaacattttttgatggGTGACAAATTGCACAACAACTTTTTTCACCCATtctcgctcatcactagtagatattaaacaaacacagacactttagggcagatttacaaaaggtttgaatggtaaattcgaattttttttttgtcaaaacgtacatattcaaatttaaaaccaccagtTCGACCAAATCAATTGGATGTTGCGTACAAACGGTTAAGTATGTTATAAACTGTGGAGATACTATCTTGCAAAGTAGTGTCTCTCTGGGGATAATTAACCTGAAATTGTTAATTGGAAGAAAAGTAACAAGTATGGAATATACCTACCGTATATCTGTTTTTCTTTAACCTCCGAATTCCATTTATGTTTGTTTACTTAATACCattataaaaactaaataaaaacacatttattttttttaaaaaaaaccaccaactcgaatttgaatgcgAAATTTATCACAGCTCGACCCCCAgatctaatttgactattctccacctaaacccggcccagttcatgtagaagtcaatggccgaggtcccttgaactatttgaagatgttaatagtattCATGAGTccaatttttgccaagttttgtttcacaaatgaAGCTAATAgtctccaatgggagaaaaaacattttatccgGAGGAAAACTTgctcaaattagatttgagtttttgggttgggactattcaattgaattttagatgtacacatttttttcatacataaCTTACTATTCAAATTGTGTATACAATcgaatttatttgatttttaaaaaattcactttactcttaggggcagttgtattaagggtcgaatatcaagggttaattaaccctcgatattcgactggggaattaaaatccttcgacttcgaaaatcgaagtcgaaggattttgcgcaaaaagttcgatcgaaggaataatagttcgatcgaacgattaaatcctttgaatcgaacgattcgaaggattttaatccatctatcgaacgattatccttcgaccaaaaaaaaaatagccaagcctatggggaccttcaccataggctaacattgacttcggtagcttttaggtggcgaactagggggtcgaagttttttcttaaagagacagtacttcgattttcgaatggtcgaatagtcaaacgatttttagttcgaatcattcgatttgaagtcgtagtcgaaggtcgaagtagccaaaaaaacacttcaaagtattttttcttccattccttcactcgaacttagtgaatgggccccttaatgtttacaggCTTTTcgagtaaatttaaggtatgaagatccagattatggaaagatctgttacccagaaaacccaggtcccgagttTACCTGTACTAAATTAGATATTGTATCCACTGGGAAAATGGGttcaaatacaaacaaaataaattctatataaaataatattgacaTAGTCCTTTTGGATACTGGAAATCCTCAATACTACATATACAAGTACAGGTGAGCTCAAAGGAGCTGGAGTTTCTCTAGAAAAAGTTCAGCATAAGTaataattatttctctttttttcagcctCTGAGCCCAGCGTTGGCTTCTCTGTTACTCAGAGTTCAGAACTCACAGTCCAGTCGGGAGACTCAGCCTCCATCAGCTGCTCCTTCTCTCCCAACAGAGACCCCTTGTGGGTGGGAGTTTACTGGCGAGTGGGGAACCTCACGGGACCATTTGCCTATCACCCCTCCCAGGAGATGGTCCATCCCATGTACAAGGGGAGGACAGAGCTGAGGAGGGAGACAGATCTCTATATAAGGAACGTGCAGGAGGCTGATAATAACACCTCATACTATTGCTTTGTTATACTCAGATTTTGTGAGGATCTCAACATCTTCAGTACAGAGACCATTTATGGCACAGGGACCAGACAGCTTGTGACAGGTGAGAATAATAGTCACTAATAGTCACTAATAGTAAAATATCACTTGCCTCCTCCCTTTTCCCTATATAAATATTTCCATCAAGGATTTGGAAGGATTAATGTAACATAGCTGCAATAATTAGGATgaatttgtattggatttgtaAATACAGTtctgggaccagttatccagaatgtttgggacctgaggttgtccgcataatggatctttctgtaattgggatcttcatagcttaagtctatgagaaaatcatgtcaacattaaggggattatttctCAACATTCGAAAATTTAATTCGAAAccgactccaaccaaatccgcactgattttttgccctttatttatcaaaacataaaTCACAGTAAAATTTGAATACCTCTACTTTTtcgatttgacgcctgaaaactgcgactttttcagatttgacagcCGAATACCGCTAGTTTTTTGGTAACCCAGTACAGATCAGGATCTCTTCaggatatctcccattgacttctataggaactcagcaggtttgagtAAGAGTACCTTTAATAccatcgaggtttaataaatcccgaaaaatttccattaaaaaatttgagttgttcctcTTGAAAAAGCCAATgagaaaaatctgactttaaaaaataaccccctaaataaacccaataggctggttttgattccaaaaagggttaattatatcttagttgcagTACAATCGACTATTtgtttaatacagagaaaaaggaaatcagttttaaaaatttggattatttgattaaaacgaagtctacgggagacggcctttccgtatttcagagctttttggataataggtttctgaataatggatctcatacctgtatcatcaGAAAATAAAGTATCCTGGTTCACTAAGAACTGCCCCAATTGTGTAATAAATGGACATTCTAATACCAAATTCTTTGCCAAAtattcagttaacttttattctgtaattttaACTATTATCTGGTTGATTGGATCCCACTTTGGGTTAAATCCCACATGACCTTGGTTTAAATGGTAGACTGAGGggtgaataggagaaggtctgtaAGATTCTTCAGGGCACTAgagcttcttaaaggaacagtaacaccaaaaaataaaagtgttttaaaggatgataatataatgtattattgccctgaaataacaactggtgtgtttgcttcagaaactctactatagtttatatatacaagctgctgtgtagccatgggggcagccattcaagcacaggatacacagtagataacagataagtactactatagtttatataaacaagctgctgtgtagccatgggggcagccattcaagcacaggatacacagtagataacagataagtactactatagtttatataaacaagctgctgtgtagccatgggggcagccattcaagcacaggatacacagtagataacagataagtactactatagtttatataaacaagctgctgtgtagccatgggggcagccattcaagcacaggatacacagtagataacagataagtactactatagatatataaacaagctgctgtgtagccatgggggcagccattcaagcacaggatacacagtagataacagataagtactactatagtttatataaacaaacagcctgtgtagccatgggagcagccattcaagcacaggatacacagtagataacagataagtactactatagtttatataaacaagctgctgtgtagccatgggggcagccattcaagcacaggatacacagtagataacagataagtactactatagtttatataaacaagctgctgtgtagccatgggggcagccattcaagcacaggatacacagtagataacagataagtactactatagtttatataaacatgcttctgtgtagccatgggggcagccattcaggcacaggatacacagtagataacagataagtactactatagtttatataaacaaacagcctgtgtagccatgggagcagccattcaagcacaggatacacagtagataacagataattactactatagtttatataaacaagctgctgtgtagccatgggggcagccattcaagcacaggatacacagtagataacagataagtactactactatagtttatataaacaagctgctgtgtagccatggggcagccattcaagcacaggatacacagtagttaacagataagtactactatagtttatataaacaagctgctgtgtagccatgggggcagccattcaagcacaggatacacagtagttaacagataagtactactatagtttatataaacaagctgctgtgtagccatgggggcagccattcaaagctgttagcactagataggtacctaatatatagagacaagaggaaagtgttggaagggttactgtctgctctgctctcatttccctacagaaatagggattggtggAACTAGGTTAGTGCcaagtaaatatattttctccTGCACTCTTGGAGATTAAGCCTTTATGTTAGACACTGTATTCCTTGAATTTTTCCTTTCATATGGGtggaaaacatttgaaaaatgcagcTGCAAAAGATTCAGTAAAAGTATCTTTATAACAGAAATGCTCTGACTGCTGAAACATGTTCTGGGCCAATAAGCCACAATGATTTAATGCGCCTCTGCCTGTTCCTCGTACTGATATTTAATGGGCCCAGTAATCTGAGGTCTGCGGTGCTGAGAAACCAGGAAACAGAACTAACACAGTCACAGAACAAGATTCCTCTTTGATTAATGATGGTGTTTGAGGTTTAGAATCACTTTATTTTGTGCTGAAACTAAACAAATGGCTGCGGTAATTCTTCTCTCTCCACCCAAATTAGACTCTGCACCTCCAGGCTGGGTTATTCCAGTGGTTCTATCGCTCATCGCTCTTCTTCTCCTCCTGGTTGGGACGTTGACCTGCCTGAGGATCAAAGGTGAGATTCATTTCCCTCTACGTTGGGCTTTTCAACTTGAGAAATCTTCAACAAAACCTGATTTTGAGCCAAAAAAAGCTCAGCAGTTTCCATAATTTTTACCAAACAGGCTTTTCTTATAGAGACAAAGTTAGTAtttcttattcaaaatgcttggacctggggtattccagataacggatctttccataatttggatcttcatactttatcaagagtcgaatttggagttttttaaactcccctaaacttccATAAAattgaccaatctaaatttattattaaaattgagttttgaccagaaaaaaagtagagaattttgaattttcaatttgacccttgaaaaacctgtctagtctactagaaaatcatataaacattaaataaacccaataggctggttttgagtccaataagaattcattatatcttagttgggatacaaactactgttttattattacagagaaaaaggaaatcatttttaaaaatgtggacaatttggataaaatggagtctatgggagacagcctttctgtaatttgtagctttctggataatgggtttccaggtaacggatcccatacctgtattagatattAGCAATTCTCTGGGATGGTTATTACTCTACAGAGAGATGAGGGTCTCCATGGGAAGCAAGGAAATGAGTGGGAGAAGAAAATAACTTCTATTGGGTGCCACTATCAAGGAGAAATGCTGAGATATCACAAGCGTTTTATAAGCCTTTTAGATTGGAAAAAGCCATAAAATGGTAAATGAAAGATTAATTAGATGTTAtccttttttttaaggaaaaatatgtatttctcaCAGCAAAGGGTGAGTATTTCTATTTGTCTCTATATACAGCTATAAACTTCATAATGTTATTTACACAtctcttattctctctctctctctctatatatatatatctatatacacctTACTAGAGCTATTTTATCACTCCTACATATTATTATATCTCtacacaatcatttttttaggCAAGAAGTGAATATTTCACTGACCACAGATGCTAGAAGCCCAACAAATCATTTTCTTGGTACTGTGGCTCCTGAGCAGAACAGAAATCCTCAATCCCAGACTGACCGAGAGGTGAGAGGATCCtcagatattatatattatatgtactgtatatattatatgtgatagGGTTATGGAAAGATCATAGTCCAGTGACCTTTTACTGATATTTCTCCCTTTATCCGTAGGAATCCTCAGGAGTTCTTTATTCTCACATTAACCACAAGAACCATAGAAACAAAGAGGAAAAGGAGAATTCAATTGCTAAGAGTGAGGAAGGCTCATCTGTATTATATGCAGTGGTTGGAAGAGCAGACCATGGGGCTGTATATGCAACTGTGCAAAAGAATAATATTTCAGCCTTGTCCTCCACCCTACACAGCCAATGAGCATCACAGGCCTCACAAAGCAC
Coding sequences:
- the LOC108703531 gene encoding uncharacterized protein LOC108703531, which codes for MNLLLTLFLLWTCHGGIHSKNPYCTIQTGSVRVSEGDNVIIPCRFSYPGDRRDRSISLRVYWRAATSRTCGQNTFIYNHTENYVHGNYTGRISLEGNPKEQNVVSLRIQWIRRTDGPMFCCRLEPEDKELKPWQNIQGTFIQLSDEFSVQQVDTIPAIEGETTVIPCIVHSATEEIREVTWSWGDSLTCNNNPNIVRWTEENGSQKQRDFSLVDFPRDVSLRIEGAAPSHRKHYCCEVKVGNKTAQSDHGTELAVAASEPSVGFSVTQSSELTVQSGDSASISCSFSPNRDPLWVGVYWRVGNLTGPFAYHPSQEMVHPMYKGRTELRRETDLYIRNVQEADNNTSYYCFVILRFCEDLNIFSTETIYGTGTRQLVTDSAPPGWVIPVVLSLIALLLLLVGTLTCLRIKGKICISHSKGQEVNISLTTDARSPTNHFLGTVAPEQNRNPQSQTDREESSGVLYSHINHKNHRNKEEKENSIAKSEEGSSVLYAVVGRADHGAVYATVQKNNISALSSTLHSQ